The Methanosarcina barkeri MS DNA window GGCGGGATCCCTCTGGCTTCGGTTCACAGCGGAACAGTAAGTGGTGGTGTTTATTGTGACAGCTACTACGGAACAGCAAGTCAGCCAATACACGACGCTAAAACTATAGACAAGACCTTTACATTGCCGTCTAACGCCAAGGTCGAATGGGCAATGTTGCTCACAACCGTATACTGCGGACACATGCAAAATAATTACCAGGGGCTTGCAAAGGTGAGTTTTAACGGGAAAGCCTCGGAACAGAATCTCTTAAAGTTCCTTTTGTATTCCTTACCAATGGAGGCAATAATGGAAAGGGATACGTCAAGGTAAACGACCATGTTGACAGGGTGACCAGTGACTATATGATGTATTATGATGTCACGAGTCTTGTAAAGTCCGGGGCAAACAAAGCTACCGTACACACGGAGCCCAGTGATAGTAAATTTGATGGTCGAATAAAACTGATAACTCTCATTGTAGCTTACAATGACGGCAGCGGAAAAAAGATATGGTATCAGGTGAACCGCGGGCACGATGCGGATACTTATTATAGTGATGATAACCTGGGTGAAAACTACATTGGAAGCACAGCTTTTAAGGCAGCTTTACCAGCGGGTTCTACACTAACATCTGCAAAACTTACGGATATACACATGGCAAGTACAGACGGATCATACACTTTCAACGGAAAAACACTCACTTCAGGTACACCTCAGGGTACTTATTGTGGATCCGATTCATGGAGTGTTAAAGACAACTTTAAATCTACCGGCACAAACACCCTGACCTATGACAGGAGTGCTCCATTCTATAAGAATTCACTCGCCATAATAACAGCAGAATACAAGACCTCAAGTAACAAACCTGTTGCTGCGTTTTCTGCATCTCCAACCTCCGGAAAAGTACCATTAAAAGTTACCTTTACTGACAAAAGTACAGGAACGCCAACGAAATGGAAATGGAATTTTGGAGATGGAAAAACTTCAGTCAAACAGAATCCAGTCCATAAGTATTACAAAGCAGGAAAATATACAGTGACACTTACAGTTTCCAATGCAGCAGGTATTAATAAAGTAACGAAATCAAAGTATATCACAGTGACAGCAAAACCTGTTGCTGCTTTCTCTGCATCTTCAACCTCCGGAAAAGCACCATTAAAAGTTACCTTTACTGACAAAAGTACAGGAACGCCAACGAAATGGAAATGGAATTTTGGAGATGGAAAAACTTCAGCCAAACAGAATCCAGTCCATAAGTATTACAAAGCAGGAAAATATACAGTGACACTTACAGTTTCCAATGCAGCAGGTATTAATAAAGTAACGAAATCAAAGTATATAACAGTTAAAAATAAATAATTAAATAAATCTCCATAAAATGTAAAATGGCAAGGTTTTATGTAGTGGGGGGAGCTATTTACTATATCTAAAAAATACATAATAATTTTTCACTTTTTGCTCCCGCAATTTTTCCGAGAATTCTACGTTTATTTTCCTGAGAATTCTACGTTTATTTTCCTGAGAATTCTACGTTTTTGAGACTATTTATTTAACTATTTTCATATTTAAAGTTTGTGACTCCAAGATAGTTATTTAATATCGCTTAAATCATTATTTAACAGGAATGTAAATCTTGTAATGTATAAATGAGCTTCACGTTTTTGCTTAGTTCAAATTGTTTGGATTTCTACCTTATGTTCTTTAATTTTCTCCATTCTATGAGGCGCACTGTAGTCAACTTATAAAAACTTCCAAATCAGGATTATAAAGCAATGTTTCCAATATTTGCACATGTTTTTAGCAATTATTCATAAAAACTATTAAATAAAGATTACTATTTAATAATAATTATAAATTTTAGGATAAATAATCGTTTATTGAACTATAAATAGATACTCAGTAATTAATTAGCTGGGACAAATCAAAAACATTAAACACCATTATAAAAATTGATAGGCAAACCTATGAAATCAAAATTTTTTAATTGCTGGTTTAGACATTTTATTTTGAATTTTTAATTAGTAACAATTATAATCTGTCAAGTAAAAAATCAACATCAATCAAATAATTTTTAGGAAATTTATAATTACAATTCACATAATATCTTATATATTTCTGCACATATAAAACATTTGGAAAGATTAATATATCTGAATAGTTATTAAGAAAATGATTATTTATCTTAAAAAGTAATCAAAATTAACAATTGGAAAATTGTTGGGAGAAAGAATCCTGAAGATAACTGTCTAAAGGAGTCACTCAGAACTGAAATTAATATGATCCATTCAGTCTGACAAAAGCATTTGATACTTTCCTTAAAACCCAATGAAAACGACTTGGCTCTGCTTTTACAGGTAATAGTCTAGATTCCTGTTATTTTTTTGAAAAGAGCTTCTTATTCACAGATCTCTAGAATTCTTTCTCTAATTGATGTACAGGAGGAAGGTTAACGAATAGAAAACTAATTTTGATATTGTTAACTCTGATGCTGAGTAGTGGAGTCTGCCTGGCTGACAATTACGTCGGCGGGGTCCCTCTGGCTTCTGTCCACAGCGGAACAGTAAGTGGAGGTGTCTATTGTGACAGCTACTACGGAACAGCAGATCAGCCAATACACGACGCTAAAACTATAGACAAGACCTTTACATTGCCGTCTAACGCCAAGGTCGAATGGGCAATGTTGCTCACAACTGTATACTGTGGACACATGCAAAATAATTATCAAGGAACAGCAACAGTAAGCTTTAACGATAAAACTCTAGGAACAGAATCCCTCAATGTTCCTTATACATACATTACTAATGGAGGTAATAACGGAAAAGCATATGTCCAGGTAAACGACCACGTTAACAGGGTAACCAGTGACTACATGATGTATTATGATGTCACAAGTCTTGTAAAGTCCGGGGCAAACAAGGCTACCGTACATACCGAACCTAGTGACAATAAATTTGATGGCAGAATAAAACTGATAACCCTCATTGTAGCTTACGACGATGGTAGTGGAAAAAAGATCTGGTATCAGGTAAACCGTGGACATGATCCGGATACTTATTATGTTGATGACAATGGCGAAACTTACGTTGGGAGTACGTCTTTCCAGGCAGCTTTGCCATCTGATGCGTCCTTGACAGATGCAACGCTTACAGATGTACACATGGCAAGTACAGACGGGTCATACACTTTCAACGGAAATGCACTCACTTCAGGTACACCTCAGGGAACTTACTGTGGATCTGATTCCTGGGATGTTACGGACGATTTTAAATCGACAGGTGCAAATACCCTGACATATGATCGGACTGACGCATTCTATAAAAATGCACTTGCTATAATGACAGCTGAATACACTACTTCATCCTCAGACAACGGCAGTGGAAACAACTCCTCAGACAATGGTAGTGATAACTCCTCAGACAACAGTGGTGGAAACAACTCCTCAGACAATGGTAGTGATAACTCCTCAGACAATGGTAGTGATAACTCCTCAGACAACAGTAGTGGAAATAACTCCTCAGACAATGGTAGTGATAACTCCTCAGACAACAGTAGTGGAAATAACTCCTCTGATACCTCTAACGGATATACTGGAGACAAGCCTCTTGAAACTTATGCCCATGACACTGTTAAAGGCGACATAATTTATGAGTACGGAGACAGCAAGTACAGCGGCAAGGTATTTTCTGACGGCACATATACAGTACACCACAACCTGAAGCTTCCTGCAGATGCAACTGTAAAGCTTGCAAGACTCTATAATTACTGGACATGGAGTGCTACACGCACTACCGGAGTCTATCCTTCCATGAACCTGCAGTTCCAGGGGACTTCTCTGACTCCGGATGCCGAATACAGTGACCAGAAGGGATGGGGTTCTGTATATGACTACCCAAGTGGTACTTGGGCTTATGATGTAACGGATCTTATAAAAGGAAGTGGAAATTATACCACAGTAGTTACAAATGCCAATAGTGATACCGGAAACTTTGTCTGCTTTGACGGAATTGGTTTACTTGTGGTGTATGAAGATGCCACAGGAAACGAAACCGAATACTGGATAAATGAAGGCTGTGACATGGTGAGTACGATGAGTACTTCAGGTGGTCTGACTCCTGAAGAGGCTACCGTAAAAATCCCATTCAACGGCTCTATAAATCTCAGCAATGTAGACAGTGCCAAGCTCTTGACTGTAGTCCAGTCTGGAGGACATGATGGCATTAGATTGAAATTTAATAAAATGAACATATCCGGTGTTTATGACTCGACTCCATATTCGGATCTGGATATCGATGAAGCTAGACCTGTCGGAAATTATCTCCTGGCCAATAATAACATGGCTCAGATAATTCCTCCATCTATTACAGATAATAGTGGGGACTACCTTGCTCCCTCGAGTGCAATCCTTTCTGTCAGTTATAAAGGCGGAACCAGTGACAACGGAACCAGTGACAACGGAACTAGTGACAACGGAACCAGTGACAACGGAACCAGTGACAACGGAACCAGTGACAACGGAACCAGCGACAACGGAACCAGTGACAACGGAACCAGTGACAACGGAACCAGCGACAACGGAACCAGTGACAACGGAACCAGTGACAACGGAACCAGTGACAACGGAACCAGTGATAACGGAACATGTGATAATGGAACCAGTGATAACGGAACATGTGATAATGGAACCAGTTCATCTGGATCTGATTCAGCTACGGTATCACTTACTGTGAACATCACACCTGCTATTTGCTTGCAGGTCACACCGAACTCAGTCAATTTCGGAACAGTAAAACCGGGAGCGTCGAGCGAGTCCGTACCTTTGACCCTTAAAAACAATGGACACGGTAGTATAAAAGTAACGGCTGAAGTGGAAGACCAGGATGACGGCCCATTTAATACAGGGCTTATGCTTGACCAGAACAAATGTTCTGATTACAGTAAGACAATAGCTTCAAACGCGTCCGAAACCTCGGAAGCCCAGCTTGACCTACCAGGAAATTATTCCTCTACAGGACAGTTTAATGGAAGCCTTATATTTTGGGCAGAAGCGGCCTAATAAGGCTGCTTTTTCATTTTTATATTTAGTAAATAATTAAGTTGTGCTTAGTGGCTGGCTGATATTTTATCTTTGTGTTTTTTTGAGTTTTTCTGTTTTCTAAGCTTACCTGTATACAAAAAGTTAGTGTACATAAGCAGGTATGAGATCGGAGTACAAATGTGAATATTCTGGAAAAATATCAACTGATTATTGACGGAACAATAATAAAATTGATATATCCTGAAATTTCTTTCGTCCTCTAAAAGCCCAAACCAATATGATTAAGGTAGAATATAAATTGGGCAATTTGGATATAAGTCCTAAAAAGTAGCCTGATAGGGTATATCTAATCAATTCTGAAAAACCTTTTCCCTTCTTAGAGCGTGTCTTAATATTAGATTGATTCTGTAATAGTGATAGTAATTACTCATTTGTACTGAAAAATGGTGGCATCAAAATTTTAAATAGTTAAAGTATAAATTTTAACTATAATGTCTGATGTATTTGATTTCATACATAGAGTGAGTAAGCCTAATCTAATAAATTTACAATCTGAATTAAAAATCAACAACAATCACTATCCAAATGTAGAAATAGTTTGAATTTTAAGACAGCCTCTTAGATTTCTCAATTCTGGACATATTCAAGCATATTGGTACCTGGATTTAGTCCACGTGTATGAAACCAGGATTTTGTGCAGGCTTGTCTCCACTGATAAAGATTCCCATATGAATCATATTTGTTTTTTTATCAGCTGTAGGAGATTCATAACTGAAAGTATGCCAACGTTCTATGAACTCATCATGTGGAATATACCCTCTGTTGCCAAGTATCCATGGGTCTTCAAAGTACACATTTTTGCTGTCTATGCCTATGACTACCATGTAGTGACTGCTCGCATTCATTTCCCAAGTTTGATTCTCATCCTTCCAGGCCTGAAGTCTAACTATTACTGGAATGCCCTTATTAATGGAGTCTCTTAAATTGTCCAGTGTCAGGTTCTCCCTAATCTCAGCTCTAAACCCCATTTTTTCTGCCCCTTCTACTATGCCGCTGGGGGTGGTGCCCTTGCGTTCAGTCTCTCCAAGAGTAGTATTGACGAGCTCAATAAACTGGCCTTCTCCCATATCTTTACCGCCCCAGTAGCTTACTACAGCCTGAAAGCATGAAGCCCCACACGAGTAGTTGGTGGATTGGCGCACATCAGGCACCTGTAACAACATAGTTGTGTTATTCTCAGGAACTACACTTTTAACTTTGATCTCACTGGCGCCTGCAGGCATTCCTATAGCTGTTAATATTACCAAACCAGCAACGCTTAGAAGAAATGCTGCTTTTCTTATCTTCAAACTCTTATTATCTATTTTCATAGACGTATCCTCACAAAATTCAAATTCGGAGAAGAGACCAAGTTTTTGCTAAAGAGTATAGATCAGGCCTCTTCAATTAAAGAGTCGTAGCTAAATAGCTTGAGCGACGATTTGTGTTTTGAATCAAAGTTACGCTGGGCACCCAGCTGCAAGCAACGGTTTATTCGACTGAAATGAAACTGTTTTATTAGTGTTTGAGTACAGTGTAAAAATTGGTTTAAGTTATTTCTTGACATACATTTAATATCAGATAAATTATATTCTGTTTAATATTTATTTATTTATTTATTTATTTATTTATTTATTTATTTAAATACAATACTAAATATTATAATTATATTTATGAGAAACAAGATTTAGAAACAAAGTAGCTGATTAGATGCACAAGATAATAAAAATCTCTAAAACCTTTCAAAGAAATAAACATCTTATCCTTTTTATCTTGGGTTAAAACAATAGTTAATTTTTTAAATAGTTGATTTTTTAGTTTGTTTTGAGAGATTTTTAATTGCATAAATCAAACTTACCCTAACAACTAGTATAAAGGGCAGACTCTAAGAGACTGTCTTAAAATTCAAATCATTTATACAATTAGATAAAAATCATTTATACAATTAGATAAAAATCATTTATACAATTAGATAATATGCAACGTTCCATTTAAATTCATATTACGCACTCGATGTATAAAATCAAGCACAATAAAAGTCATGGTTTAAACTTTCGTTTTGGATATTAACAGTTTAACACTCCGTTTATCAATTTAAATGCATAAGTCCTATCTCAATTATAGAACCAGATTTAATTTTAAGACATGCTCTTAGAGGATTCTGCTTCAGATAACTCTTCATTTTTGGCGTTTATTCTATCCTGGATACTCATTTTATTCCCTGAACATTCATACTTGGTCCAATATAATTAGTTGCAGTTACCTGAGTTTAAAACCTGAATACAGGAAACAAATATAAGCCAGCTTGCTAAATAATATATTAGAGAGCTTATGAAAATTATAGAGTGCAACACCATTGATATTGCTCCTACGATCTCGAGATTACTGAAAATCCCTATGGTTCCGCCAACTGGCAGGTCAATTCCGGAAGTAGAGAGCTACGCAAAGGAAAGAAGCTGCAAAAGAGCAGTAATCATTGTGGTTGACAGTCTGGGGTATTCTCTTTATAACTATTTTTCTCCGATAATGAAGAACTTGAACAAAATCGCCGAAAAAGGGCTCCTCTTCAGGTGTAAATCCCCGGCAACAATAACCTCCCCTGCGATTGCATCAATCTTTACAGGATATCTACCAGAAGAACATAATATCTACTCGACCGCAGACATTTATACTGAAAGGACAAAAGACTCGGAAAACCCAAAATTGAAAAGCATTATGGAATGGGCTTGTAGGGCAGGCATGAAAGCGTCAGCAGTCATAGAGACCGAAGGTGCGGAAAGTTTCAGGGGAAGGATAAAGGACTTTTATGGAGTTCCGAATTCCGAGGATATCCTGGATTATGACCTTCAGATAACAAACTATGCGCTACATGCCCTTAAAGAAAAGCCCGATATACTGGCGGTTCACCTCAGAACCCTTGACCGTTTTTCTCACAGGGCAGAAAGCTGGGAAGAACTGAAAAAGGCTGCAAAGGCTGTGGATAAAAACCTGGGCGAGATTTTCAGAAATGCGGAAAAAGGAACGATTTTCTTTATCTGCGGGGACCATGCAATTCACGGAGCAAAAAAGTGGTTAAAAGATGTGGAAGGAGAATATATCAAAAACCACAGGCAAAACTTTGTGGCTCTTATCGTAGCCTGTAATCAGGAAGAATAAGCCTTTTCGACCTCCCCTGTAAAGTTTAACCTGTAAAGTTTAGCATATCAGAACTTTTGCTCGACTTTAAGAACCTTAGTGAAACACCGGATCGTCCGACTGGTGTTCTTATGCAGGATTCCTATACCTCCTGCTTCTTCCCATTCGCGGATATTCTCAGAGTTGTCATCAATAAGAACTCTTGCAAACCCTGATTGTAAGGCTTTTTCCGGGCGGTAACAGAGAATTGCAGCCTCTGCATAAGAGGGCCCGAGTTCCTTCCTGATCCATTTGATTTTTCCTTCTCTAGCATTGATTAAGGCTTTTTTTCTCTCAGGTCCGGGAAGCGCAGAAAGGATTGTCGGACAAAGTCCCGAGCTTCTAAGGAAACCATGCAATTCCTGCCCACCGGGCATCCAGGACATCTCGGACCAGAACTCGATTCCTGCAGATGTAATCTTTTTCCAGAAGAGCTCTCTGTCGGTACTGTACCAGAACATCATATTGCCCTCGATCTTCTCACAGGCTGCGGTGAAATCCGTAAGGACTCCGTCCATATCAAGGAAGAGTTTTATTCCTTCCAAAGGCCCGAAAGAAAAAGAGTTATCAGACGAATAGTTTGATTGAAATTCCAGAAAGCTTTCCAAATTTTTCTGGATATAATTGTGCTGATTGAGAGAAACAGACATAATAAACTTCCCTTAATTGCTCTGCAGCGAGTGACTTCCCATTAATCATTAAGACACCATAATTAAAAAAAGCACTCATCATAAAAAAATTTAACTAGTATCAAAACTTTAGATGAAAATAATCAGAGTAAAAAATTAAACGGAGAGTATGAAATGAAAAACAATAGAAGTAGAGGCAAAAATGAGAAAAAATAAGGATGAAATTTCATTAAAGGAAACAATAACCCTAAACATTTAGTTTGAGCATAAGTTAACAACCAAAAAATGGAATTAAGAATCATATTATTATCAACTTCACTTTCGACAGATGTTTTCAAAAAAATAACATTTTTCATGTTATCGTTTTTGGAAAATTATTCGAAAATTTGCAATTGTTACCTCAACCGAAGCCTCAAGATATCAATACTGAAAATTTTCAATAAAGGAAAAAGGTCGAAAACTGCAGGATATTTCAAAAACACATGTTTGAGAAAACAGGTCCGTCTTCAGAAAAAACAATGGCAGAAACAATTATATAAATTGATATAACATGCTGCGGAAAGTGGGCTGCATAATCTACTAAACTCGGAAAAACAGAGAAGTTTGCCTGACAAGAGCCTGACTCGGTTGAAGAACCTGGTAGGCTCATATGTCAACTATGGCGAAATTAACCCTAAATCTAGTGTTCTCTATTTCTTAAAAACAAATTTAGTTCTGCAAACCGTTGAAATTTTCAATACCATTGAAAAATCTCATGACTTGAGATCTGTCCATCAGGGGTGTCATAACGTACTGGCTTTTCAAATTCATAGGCAGTACTCAAGTTCCTGCCTTTTTTGAAAAAACTCTACAGGTTGGGCTAAATAATTCTGGACTTATATATAAATATCCAATTAGAATGCTAGATTTAGTTTTCTCTTCAAATACTAAGGGAATTTCTGGCATTTGTGGAGGTACAAAAAATGGCAACCAAAGAGGAACTTATTCAGGATCTTTCTGATGCAGTTATCTCCTGTAAAAAAGATGCAGTGCTCGCAGCTGTTAATAAAGCAAAAGAAGTTATGGAACCAGCTGAGATCATTGACAAAGGTCTTTCTGCAGGCATGAACCAGGTAGGAATTCTTTTTGAGAGAGGGAAACTTTTCCTGCCCCATGTAATGATGGCTGCTGATGCAATGACAGCAGGGGTTAAAGTGCTTGAAGCTGAGCTCCCTGCAGGAACAGAGAGTAAGAAACTAGGGATTATCGTAAACGGTACGGTCGAAGGCGACGTTCATGATATAGGTAAGTCCATAGTATCCACAATGCTCCAGTCTTCTGGTTTTGAAGTATATGATATTGGCAGGGATGTTCCGGTCAGGAACTTCATCGAAAAGGCAAAGGAAGTCGATGCCAATATGGTTGGAATTTCCGCCCTTATGACCACAACCCTTCAGGGGCAGAGGGATGTAATTGAGCTCCTCAAGGAAGAAGGGCTAAGGGACAAAGTAAAAGTCATGGTAGGCGGAGCCCCTGCGACCCAGTCTTGGGCTGACAAAATCGGTGCCGATTGCTATGCTGAAAACGCAAGCGAAGCTGTCGCAAAAGCAAAGGAAATGCTACTCTGAACCCCAATTATCAATATAATTTGTCAATAAAATTTGTGGTCTAAACTAAGTTGATCTTATGGAGGATAAAAATGGCAACCGAATACGCTTTGCGTATGGGAGACGGTAAACGTGTCTACCTTACCAAAGAAAAAATAATGGCGGAGATTGAGGCCGGAACTGCAAATGCTGCCGACCTTGGCGAGATCCCTACCTTGAGCGCCAATGAAATGGACAAGCTTGCAGAGATCCTCATGATGCCCGGCAAGACTGTTAGTGTCGAACAGGGTATGGAAATTCCTGTGACACACGACATCGGTACCATCAGGCTTGACGGTGACCAGGGCAACAGCGGTGTTGGTATTCCTTCCAGCCGTTTAGTTGGCTGCATGACGCACGAGCGTGCTTTTGGTGCTGACACAATGGAACTCGGGCACATTGATTACAGCTTCAAGCCTGTCAAACCTGTTGTATCAAACGAGTGCCAGGCAATGGAAGTCTGCCAGCAGAACATGGTTATTCCGTTGTTTTACGGCGCAATGCCAAACATGGGATTGTATTATACTCCTGATGGACCTTTCGAGAACCCTGGCGACCTCATGAAGGCTTTCAAGATTCAGGAAGCCTGGGAATCAATGGAACATGCTGCAGAACACCTGACAAGAGACACTGTCTGGGTTATGCAGAAGCTCTTTGCCTCCGGTGCCGATGGGGTCAACTTCGACACAACCGGTGCAGCAGGCGACGGTGACATGTATGGTACACTCCATGCGATTGAAGCCCTCAGAAAAGAGTTCCCTGATATGTACATTGAAGCAGGTATGGCTGGGGAGTGTGTCCTTGGTATGCACGGAAACCTTCAGTATGACGGCGTTACCCTTGCCGGATTATGGCCTCATCAGCAGGCCCCGCTTGTTGCAAAAGCCGGAGCAAATGTATTTGGACCAGTATGCAACACCAATACCAGTAAGACCTCAGCCTGGAACCTTGCTCGTGCAGTTACTTTCATCAAGGCTGCCGTAGGAGCTTCTCCAATCCCCTGTCATGTAAATATGGGTATGGGAGTTGGCGGAATTCCCATGCTCGAAACACCTCCAATTGATGCGGTTACCAGAGCAAGCAAGGCAATGGTCGAAATCGCAGGCGTCGACGGCATATAGATCGGAGTCGGCGACCCAATGGGTATGCCGATTTCCCACATAATGGCTTCAGGTATGACTGGTATGAGAGCTGCAGGAGACCTTGTTGCAAGAATGGAGTTCTCAAAGAATATGCGCATAGGTGAGGCAAAAGAGTACGTTGCAAAGAAACTCGGGGTCGACAAGATGGACCTTGTAGACGAGCACGTTATGCGCGAACTGCGTGAAGAACTTGATATTGGTATTATAACGTCAGTACCAGGCGCTGCAAAGGGTATTGCTGCAAAGATGAACATTGAAAAGTTGCTCGGTATTAAGATTAATTCCTGCAATCTCTTCAGAAAGCAGATAGCGTAAAGAAAAGCTCCAGAATAACTAAGAAGATACGAAAAAGCGGATATAGATCTCCTGTAGATCTTTCTCAGAATATTTCTTGATAATGTTTCTAGGCGATGTTTCTGGAAGATATCTCTTGGAGATATTTCTGGAAAATAGTTCTGGAAGATATTTCTTGATAATATTCTGGGAAGGCTTGATTTTCCTGATTTTCCACTTTTTCCATTTGCAGGCTTTTATGAGTCGATTTATGCTGCAAGAGCTGTGCGAATCGTCAATTTCCGTCTATAGTAATTATAGGAGTGTGTTTGAAAATGAGCGACGAAAACAGTGAAAACGGAGGGCTCCAGCGAACAATTGATTGGAAGCAAGGACTTGCAATTGCCCTGGGGGTTCCTGTGCTGATCCTGCCGTCCATAGGTTATTTTGCAAATTATGTCTGGGCCTTTGCAATCATTATCTGGGCGCTATCTGTCTTTCAGGGTTTCATGCAAAATTTTGCTTACGGAGAACTTGCCACAATGTTCCCGAAAGCATCCGGGCTTCCAGGGTACGCCCAGAGTGTTTTTACGGGTAACGCAAATAACCGATATGACCTTAGCAAATTGCTTGGAGGTTTCAGTGCCTGGAGTTACTGGTTTGCCTGGAATCCGGTTCTTGCAATCTATTCAATTTTGATCGGAAGCTATCTTAAAGGCCTGGTCCCTGCACTTGCAGGTGTGCCTGACCTTGTTGTTTACCTGGCGTCCGGTGCAGTCGTATTCGTGCTTCTTATCCTGGTTAATTATCGCGGGCTATCGGGTGGAGCAAAGCTCGGGTACATTCTTGCCGTGCTTTCGCTTGCCCCACTTATCATTATTGCCCTTGCGCCTTTCGTAACCGGGCACTTTGAGATCAGTAATATTACCGGTGCCTGGCTTCCCACAAACTGGAGTTGGGATATCCAGCATATCCTGATCTTGCTCGGGCTTTTTGCAATGGCTCAGTGGAGTGCCTGCGCCTGGGAAACCGCAGCGATCTACGGGCCCGAATATAAACAGCCCAAATCAGATGTCCCAAAAGCCCTCTTTATCTGCGGTGCGATATGTCTTGTGACCTTCATTCTTGTCCAGGCAGCCTGTACAGGAGCTCTGGGAATTGAAGGAATCCTGGACGAACCGGTTTCTCCAATGCTGCCTATAGCCCAGATGACCCTTGGTCCTATAGGTGGATCTCTGACTATCTTCATGTTGATTGCGGCAATGGTTCTTATTATCCAGACTGCCTTCCTTGGAGCTTCAAGGGCCATGTATTCCATGGCTGAAGAAGGAAATCTGCCAGGGTTCTTTGGAAAAATGAATTCACATGGAACTCCAGTCAACGCAATGATCGTCATTGCCCTCCTGAATATGGGTTTCATCTGCCTGGGAACTCCTGCAGCTATAGTTGCAGCTTCAGCAATAGGTTATGTCTGTGCCAACGGGATAAGTCTGCTCGCGTATGTTAAGGCAAAAATTGACCCGAGGTTCTCTAAGCTTGAAAGACCGTTCAAAGCTCCTGGAAGCTGGCAATACGTAGCCCTTTTCTTTGGGTTTTTTAACCTCCCTCTGTGTCTTATTGGGATAATATACCTTAACAGTCTTGAGTTAGGCTGGACTTCAACGATAGTTGGCTTCGTGGTGCTTGCCCTTTATCTCCCTCTCTGGTACTATTCCCAAAATGAAAACAGGACAACTTTAGAGACGGATAATTCCCTATCAGGCGAGTCCACGATATAAAGGGCGCAAAGAGACATTACAAAAGTAAATCCGAAAATTTCCACCGTTTTCATTTTTCGGAAACCGGTCAAACTCGTGAGTCGATAAATATTATCGGATCATGAGTTCTGTTTCTGGTGCAAAAAGGGTTAGCAGAAAATAGGTGGCTACAGGATACATAATCTATATGCGGTAGTATTAATTTATAGATAATAATATTAATTTACAGATAATAATATTAATTTGCAGATAATAATATTAATTTATAGATAATAA harbors:
- a CDS encoding APC family permease, with amino-acid sequence MSDENSENGGLQRTIDWKQGLAIALGVPVLILPSIGYFANYVWAFAIIIWALSVFQGFMQNFAYGELATMFPKASGLPGYAQSVFTGNANNRYDLSKLLGGFSAWSYWFAWNPVLAIYSILIGSYLKGLVPALAGVPDLVVYLASGAVVFVLLILVNYRGLSGGAKLGYILAVLSLAPLIIIALAPFVTGHFEISNITGAWLPTNWSWDIQHILILLGLFAMAQWSACAWETAAIYGPEYKQPKSDVPKALFICGAICLVTFILVQAACTGALGIEGILDEPVSPMLPIAQMTLGPIGGSLTIFMLIAAMVLIIQTAFLGASRAMYSMAEEGNLPGFFGKMNSHGTPVNAMIVIALLNMGFICLGTPAAIVAASAIGYVCANGISLLAYVKAKIDPRFSKLERPFKAPGSWQYVALFFGFFNLPLCLIGIIYLNSLELGWTSTIVGFVVLALYLPLWYYSQNENRTTLETDNSLSGESTI
- the mtbC gene encoding dimethylamine corrinoid protein MtbC, encoding MATKEELIQDLSDAVISCKKDAVLAAVNKAKEVMEPAEIIDKGLSAGMNQVGILFERGKLFLPHVMMAADAMTAGVKVLEAELPAGTESKKLGIIVNGTVEGDVHDIGKSIVSTMLQSSGFEVYDIGRDVPVRNFIEKAKEVDANMVGISALMTTTLQGQRDVIELLKEEGLRDKVKVMVGGAPATQSWADKIGADCYAENASEAVAKAKEMLL